The following are from one region of the Capsicum annuum cultivar UCD-10X-F1 chromosome 1, UCD10Xv1.1, whole genome shotgun sequence genome:
- the LOC107869723 gene encoding G-type lectin S-receptor-like serine/threonine-protein kinase CES101, whose translation MRSLTNSIFISILTLFCSQTCIINLSSVAAITSMKPGDELNYSQVLDSEGGKFKLGFYSIQQTDKYYLGIWYAGDPQNKKLWIANPNTPILNNSGLLTIDTTGTLKITSGGKTVVNIAPPLLTGSLIARLQDSGNLVLQDETRNNTLWQSFDHPTDSLLPGMKLGYNLTTKRNWTLTSWLSDSIPASGAFTLGLESLQDAFQLVIRRRGEVYWTSGAWRNQGFPFLSTLNDSSNIYKYNLNLVSEKDGAFFQFDAPEGSYPSLELFPNGAIVGGEDRRVYALYNEFCYGYESDGGCVTSQLPECRKDGDKFDQKSGDFIDRSNTNDYDNASLSLGDCMQKCWEHCSCVGFTMLNSNRTGCTIWNGNGEFRVDESGNTVKKYVLVSLKSGKQKNWIWIVIVVAIVVALLISGLIFYIIARRRRQQDENRKEEEYIRELTASDSFNDTNLKEKDGREVQDLKIFSFGFVLAATNNFSSENKLGEGGFGPVYKGKFPDGREVAVKRLSRTSGQGLVEFKNELILIAKVQHTNLVRVIGCCIRGDEKMLIYEYMPNKSLDFFLFDPERKKLLDWKKRFEIIEGISQGLLYLHKYSRMRVIHRDLKASNVLLDENMNPKIADFGMARIFKQNETEAVTGRVVGTYGYMAPEFAMEGAFSIKSDVFSFGILMLEIVSGKRTTSLQQFDRPLNLIGYAWELWKEGCALDLKDPVLGDLCDTKLLLRVIHVGLLCVQEGATDRPTMSDVISMLGNDSMPLPTPKQPAFFTGRNEVESNSSGDPVEKKLWIANPNTPILNNSGLLTLDSTGTLKITIGGKTVVNIVNSTGLTGSLVARLQDSGNFVLQDETRNKTLWQSFDHPTSCLLPGMKLGYNLTTRQNWTLTSWLVSSTIPASGTFTLSLEAIQDGFQLVIRRRGRIYWTSGAWNNQGFPFLTSFHDSGTIYQYNLNLVSGKDGMFFQFEATKGSFPSLELFSDGAIVAGDDRIYTRYNKFCYGHESDYGCVSSQLPECRKGGDKFEQKRGDFIDTSGTTTNYYDNASISLGDCMQKCWEHCSCVGFTTLNSNGTGCLIWNGKRDFRVDESGNAVQRYVLVSPKSSKGKPWIWIVLSIFITMLICGFICFIRTRILKLQHEKRKEEEYRSELKEADNLNKTNLQEEAEREVQDLKIFSFGLILAATNNFWIGNKLGEGGFGPVYKGQFPDGREVAVKRLSRTSGQGLAEFKNELILIAKVQHRNLVRVLGYCIHGDEKMLIYEYMPNKSLDFFLFDPATKKLLDWQKRFEIIEGIAQGLLYLHKYSRMIVIHRDLKASNVLLDENMNPKIADFGLARIFKQNETEAVTGRVVGTYGYMAPEFAMEGAFSIKSDVFSFGVIMLEIVSGRRNASLQQFDRPLNLIGYAWELWKEGCALELKDPTLGDLCDTQQLLRVIHVALLCVQEGTADRPTTSDVISMLGNESMSLPIAKQPAFFTGRDESESYSFTAKTEQCSVNDCSITVVEAR comes from the exons ATGAGATCTTTAACCAATTCCATCTTCATCTCAATATTAACCTTATTTTGCAGCCAAACATGTATCATTAACCTTTCATCTGTGGCTGCAATAACCTCAATGAAGCCCGGTGATGAACTCAATTACTCTCAGGTTCTTGATTCAGAAGGTGGAAAATTCAAGTTAGGCTTTTACTCTATCCAGCAAACTGATAAATATTATCTTGGGATATGGTATGCAGGTGATCCACAAAATAAGAAATTATGGATAGCCAATCCAAATACACCTATATTGAACAATTCAGGATTGCTCACTATAGATACTACAGGAACATTGAAAATCACCAGTGGAGGGAAGACAGTTGTGAATATTGCCCCTCCTTTATTGACAGGAAGTTTAATAGCTAGGCTTCAAGATTCAGGAAATCTTGTGCTTCAGGATGAAACTCGGAATAATACTTTATGGCAAAGCTTCGATCATCCTACCGATAGTCTTTTGCCTGGTATGAAGCTTGGTTATAACCTGACAACAAAGCGAAACTGGACTTTAActtcttggttaagtgattctATTCCGGCTTCGGGGGCTTTTACTTTAGGTTTGGAGTCCCTTCAAGATGCATTTCAGCTTGTTATTCGTAGAAGGGGCGAGGTTTATTGGACTAGTGGTGCTTGGAGAAATCAAGGTTTTCCATTCTTATCTACATTGAATGATTCTTctaacatatataagtataatctCAACTTGGTGTCTGAAAAAGATGGTGCATTCTTCCAATTTGATGCTCCAGAGGGAAGTTACCCAAGTCTTGAGTTGTTCCCAAATGGGGCTATTGTTGGTGGTGAAGACAGACGTGTATACGCCCTTTATAATGAGTTCTGCTATGGTTATGAAAGTGATGGTGGTTGTGTCACTAGTCAGTTGCCTGAGTGCCGAAAGGATGGGGATAAATTTGACCAAAAGAGTGGAGACTTTATTGATAGATCTAATACTAATGATTATGATAATGCAAGCCTTAGTCTTGGTGATTGTATGCAGAAATGCTGGGAGCACTGCAGTTGTGTTGGCTTCACCATGCTCAACAGCAATAGGACAGGCTGCACAATTTGGAATGGAAATGGGGAGTTTCGAGTCGATGAGAGTGGTAATACAGTGAAAAAATATGTTCTGGTTTCACTAAAATCAG GAAAACAAAAGAATTGGATATGGATAGTAAttgtggtagctattgttgtcgCTTTGCTAATATCTGGTTTAATCTTCTACATTATAGCAAGAAGGCGCAGACAACAAG ATGAGAATAGAAAGGAGGAAGAGTATATACGTGAGTTGACAGCATCAGATAGCTTCAATGACactaatttgaaagaaaaagatggAAGGGAAGTACAAGATTTGAAGATATTTAGCTTTGGCTTTGTATTGGCGGCCACAAACAACTTCTCCAGTGAAAACAAGCTCGGAGAGGGTGGTTTTGGACCTGTGTATAAG GGAAAATTTCCAGACGGGAGAGAGGTGGCAGTCAAGCGACTTTCACGAACATCAGGTCAAGGACTTGTAGAGTTCAAGAATGAGCTTATACTCATTGCAAAAGTTCAGCACACAAATCTAGTTCGAGTTATAGGATGCTGTATTCGTGGAGATGAAAAAATGTTGATATATGAGTACATGCCTAACAAGAGCTTGGACTTCTTTCTATTCG ATCCTGAAAGGAAGAAGCTACTAGATTGGAAGAAACGTTTTGAGATTATAGAAGGAATTTCTCAAGGATTGCTCTATCTTCACAAATACTCAAGAATGAGAGTGATACATAGAGATTTAAAAGCTAGTAATGTGCTCTTGGACGAAAACATGAATCCTAAGATAGCTGATTTTGGTATGGcaagaattttcaaacagaaTGAGACGGAGGCAGTGACTGGCAGGGTTGTAGGAACATA TGGTTACATGGCTCCCGAGTTCGCAATGGAAGGAGCATTCTCAATTAAGTCTGATGTCTTCAGCTTTGGAATCTTAATGCTGGAAATTGTGAGTGGTAAAAGAACTACTAGCTTACAACAATTCGATCGTCCACTCAACTTAATAGGTTAT GCATGGGAGCTATGGAAAGAAGGATGTGCACTGGACTTGAAGGATCCGGTTCTTGGAGATTTATGTGACACTAAACTGTTATTACGAGTTATTCATGTCGGACTATTATGTGTACAAGAAGGCGCAACAGATAGGCCAACAATGTCTGATGTTATCTCAATGCTTGGTAATGACAGTATGCCACTGCCCACACCAAAACAACCAGCATTTTTCACCGGAAGAAATGAAGTCGAATCAAATTCATCTG GTGATCCAGTAGAGAAGAAATTATGGATAGCAAATCCAAATACACCTATATTGAACAACTCAGGATTGCTCACATTAGATTCTACAGGAACATTGAAAATCACCATTGGAGGGAAGACAGTTGTGAATATTGTCAATTCTACAGGATTGACAGGAAGTTTAGTAGCTAGGCTTCAAGATTCTGGAAATTTTGTGCTTCAGGATGAGACTCGGAACAAGACTTTATGGCAAAGCTTTGATCATCCTACCAGTTGTCTTTTGCCTGGTATGAAGCTCGGTTATAACCTTACCACAAGACAGAATTGGACTTTAACTTCTTGGTTGGTTAGTAGTACAATTCCGGCCTCGGGGACTTTTACTTTAAGTTTGGAGGCCATTCAAGATGGATTTCAGTTGGTTATTCGTCGAAGGGGAAGGATTTATTGGACTAGTGGCGCTTGGAACAATCAAGGTTTTCCATTCTTAACTTCATTCCATGATTCTGGTACTATTTATCAGTACAATCTCAACTTGGTATCCGGTAAGGATGGGATGTTCTTCCAATTTGAGGCTACAAAAGGAAGTTTCCCAAGTCTTGAGTTGTTTTCAGATGGAGCTATTGTTGCTGGAGATGATCGTATATACACCCGTTATAATAAGTTCTGTTATGGTCATGAAAGTGACTATGGTTGTGTCTCTAGTCAGTTGCCTGAGTGCCGAAAGGGTGGTGATAAATTTGAGCAAAAAAGAGGAGACTTTATAGATACATCTGGTACTACTACTAATTACTATGATAATGCAAGCATTAGTCTTGGTGATTGTATGCAGAAGTGTTGGGAGCACTGCAGTTGTGTTGGATTCACCACGCTCAACAGCAATGGGACAGGCTGCCTGATTTGGAATGGAAAGAGGGACTTTCGAGTCGATGAGAGTGGTAATGCAGTGCAAAGATATGTTCTGGTTTCACCAAAATCATCTAAAG GAAAACCTTGGATATGGATAGTATTATCTATATTTATCACAATGCTAATATGTGGTTTCATTTGCTTCATCAGAACGAGAATACTCAAACTACAAC ATGAGAAAAGAAAGGAGGAAGAGTATAGAAGTGAGTTGAAAGAAGCAGACAACCTCAACAAAACAAATCTGCAAGAAGAAGCTGAAAGAGAAGTACAAGATTTGAAGATATTTAGCTTTGGATTGATATTGGCAGCCACAAACAACTTCTGGATCGGTAACAAGCTCGGAGAGGGTGGTTTTGGACCCGTTTATAAG GGACAATTTCCAGATGGAAGAGAGGTGGCAGTCAAGAGACTTTCAAGAACATCAGGTCAAGGGCTTGCGGAGTTCAAGAATGAGCTTATACTAATTGCTAAAGTTCAGCACAGAAATCTAGTTCGAGTTCTAGGATACTGTATTCACGGAGATGAGAAAATGTTGATTTATGAGTACATGCCGAACAAGAGCTTGGACTTCTTCCTTTTTG ATCCTGCAACAAAGAAGCTACTGGATTGGCAGAAACGCTTTGAGATTATAGAAGGAATTGCGCAAGGATTACTCTATCTTCACAAATACTCAAGAATGATAGTGATACATAGAGATCTAAAAGCTAGTAATGTGCTCTTGGATGAAAACATGAATCCTAAGATAGCTGATTTTGGTCTGGcaagaattttcaaacagaaCGAGACAGAGGCGGTGACTGGCAGGGTTGTTGGAACATA TGGTTACATGGCTCCCGAGTTCGCAATGGAAGGAGCATTCTCGATCAAGTCTGATGTCTTCAGCTTTGGAGTCATAATGCTGGAAATTGTGAGTGGTAGAAGAAATGCTAGCTTACAACAGTTCGATCGTCCTCTCAACTTAATAGGTTAT GCTTGGGAACTATGGAAAGAAGGATGTGCACTAGAACTGAAGGATCCAACTCTTGGAGATCTTTGTGACACTCAACAATTATTACGAGTTATTCATGTCGCACTATTGTGTGTACAAGAAGGCACAGCAGATAGGCCAACAACGTCTGATGTTATCTCAATGCTTGGTAATGAGAGTATGTCACTGCCTATTGCAAAACAACCTGCATTTTTCACAGGAAGAGATGAATCTGAATCATATTCGTTCACAGCCAAAACAGAACAATGTTCGGTTAATGATTGTTCCATCACTGTCGTTGAAGCAAGATGA
- the LOC107869731 gene encoding G-type lectin S-receptor-like serine/threonine-protein kinase CES101 isoform X1: MISLANSNFFVILALFCSQTCIIKLTSVAAITSLRPGDVLNNSQALDSEGGKFRLGFFSIPQTNKTYLGIWYADDRQERKLWIANPNTPILNNSGFLTVDTTGTLKITSREETVVNIAPPLLTGSLVARLQDSGNFVLQDENRNATLWQSFDHPTNCLLPGMKLGYNLTTRRNWSLTSWLSFSVPASGAFTLSLEDIQDAFQLVIRRRGKVYWTSGAWNNQGFPFLPFSHNSATNNEVTNIYQYNLNLVSDKDGMFFQYDTSQGSFPSLALNSDGDILGGYSFIYTLFRDFCYGYEREDGCVTTQLPDCRKDGDKFERKSGDFIHTSSITTEFYDDASISIVDCMQKCWERCSCVGFTTTSGNGTGCRIWNGNRDFRVDESGNAVQRYVLVSPKSSKEKTWIWIVIAIAILITLLISGFICYIIMRRRKLQDKKRKEEEHIRELTAAASFNNTNLKGEDGREVQDLKIFSFGFISTATNNFSSENKLGQGGFGPVYKGKFPDGREVAVKRLSRTSVQGLVEFKNELILIAKVQHTNLVRVIGCCIHEDEKMLIYEYMPNKSLDFFLFDQSRKELLDWNKRFEIIEGISQGLLYLHRYSRMRVIHRDLKASNVLLDEHMNPKIADFGLARIFKQNETEAVTDRVVGTYGYMAPEFAMEGAFSIKSDVFSFGVLMLEIVSGRRNTSLQQVDRSLNLIGHAWELWKEGCALELKDAALGDVCDNSKQLLRVIHVGLLCVQENALDRPTTSEVISMLGNESMPLPDAKHPAFFTGRDEIESNASVTKAVQRLVNNLSITVLEAR, from the exons ATGATATCATTAGCCAATTCCAATTTCTTTGTCATCTTGGCCTTATTCTGCAGCCAAACATGTATCATTAAACTTACATCAGTAGCTGCAATAACCTCATTGAGGCCTGGTGATGTACTCAATAATTCACAAGCACTTGATTCAGAAGGTGGAAAATTCCGGTTAGGATTTTTCTCTATCCCACAGACAAATAAAACTTATCTTGGAATATGGTATGCAGATGATCGACAAGAAAGGAAATTGTGGATAGCAAATCCAAACACACCTATATTGAACAACTCAGGGTTTCTCACCGTAGATACTACAGGGACATTGAAAATAACCAGCCGAGAGGAGACAGTTGTGAATATTGCCCCTCCTCTATTGACAGGAAGTTTAGTAGCTAGGCTTCAAGATTCTGGAAATTTTGTGCTTCAGGATGAAAATCGGAACGCGACTTTATGGCAAAGCTTTGATCATCCTACCAACTGTCTTTTGCCTGGTATGAAGCTTGGTTATAACCTCACCACAAGGCGGAACTGGAGTTTAACTTCTTGGTTGAGTTTTAGTGTTCCGGCCTCGGGGGCTTTTACTTTAAGTTTGGAGGACATTCAAGATGCATTTCAGTTGGTTATTCGTCGAAGGGGCAAGGTTTATTGGACTAGTGGGGCTTGGAACAATCAAGGTTTTCCATTCTTACCTTTTTCCCATAATTCTGCTACCAATAATGAGGTTACTAATATTTACCAGTACAATCTTAACTTGGTATCCGATAAAGATGGGATGTTCTTCCAATATGATACTTCACAGGGAAGCTTCCCAAGTCTTGCGTTGAATTCAGATGGAGATATTCTTGGTGGATATAGTTTCATATACACCCTTTTTAGAGACTTCTGTTATGGTTATGAAAGGGAGGACGGTTGTGTCACTACTCAGTTGCCTGATTGCCGAAAGGATGGGGATAAATTTGAGCGAAAGAGTGGCGATTTCATACATACATCTAGTATTACTACCGAGTTTTATGATGATGCAAGCATTAGTATTGTTGATTGTATGCAGAAGTGTTGGGAGCGCTGCAGTTGTGTTGGCTTCACCACAACCAGCGGCAATGGGACAGGCTGCCGTATTTGGAATGGAAATAGGGATTTTCGTGTCGATGAGAGTGGTAATGCAGTGCAAAGATATGTTCTGGTTTCACCAAAATCATCTAAAG AAAAAACTTGGATATGGATAGTAATTGCTATTGCTATTTTAATCACTTTGCTAATATCTGGTTTCATCTGTTACATTATAATGAGAAGACGCAAACTACAAG ATAAGAAAAGAAAGGAGGAAGAGCATATACGTGAGTTGACTGCAGCAGCCAGCTTCAACAACACAAATTTGAAGGGGGAAGATGGAAGGGAAGTACAAGATCTGAAGATATTCAGCTTTGGATTCATATCGACAGCCACAAACAACTTCTCGAGTGAAAACAAGCTCGGACAGGGTGGTTTTGGGCCTGTTTATAAG GGAAAATTTCCAGATGGGAGAGAGGTGGCAGTCAAGAGACTTTCAAGAACATCGGTTCAAGGCCTTGTGGAGTTCAAGAATGAGCTTATACTAATTGCAAAAGTTCAGCATACAAATCTAGTACGAGTTATAGGATGTTGTATTCATGAAGATGAAAAAATGTTGATATATGAGTACATGCCTAACAAGAGCTTGGACTTCTTCCTATTTG ATCAATCAAGAAAGGAGCTACTGGATTGGAATAAACGTTTTGAGATTATAGAAGGAATTTCTCAAGGATTGCTCTATCTTCACAGATACTCAAGAATGAGAGTGATACATAGAGATCTTAAAGCTAGCAATGTGCTCTTGGATGAACACATGAATCCTAAGATAGCTGATTTTGGTTTGGcaagaattttcaaacagaaCGAGACGGAGGCAGTGACTGACAGGGTTGTAGGGACATA TGGTTACATGGCTCCCGAGTTCGCCATGGAAGGAGCTTTCTCAATCAAGTCTGATGTCTTCAGCTTTGGCGTCTTAATGCTGGAAATTGTGAGTGGTAGGAGAAATACTAGCTTACAACAAGTCGATCGCTCACTCAACTTAATAGGCCAT GCATGGGAACTGTGGAAGGAAGGGTGTGCATTGGAACTGAAGGATGCAGCTCTCGGAGATGTATGTGACAACAGTAAACAATTGTTAAGAGTTATTCATGTTGGACTTTTATGTGTACAAGAAAATGCACTAGATAGGCCAACAACATCTGAGGTTATATCAATGCTTGGTAATGAAAGTATGCCACTACCTGATGCAAAACACCCCGCGTTTTTCACAGGAAGAGATGAAATCGAATCAAATGCATCTGTAACCAAAGCAGTACAACGTTTGGTTAATAACTTGTCCATCACTGTCCTTGAAGCAAGATAA
- the LOC107869731 gene encoding G-type lectin S-receptor-like serine/threonine-protein kinase At1g67520 isoform X2 produces the protein MISLANSNFFVILALFCSQTCIIKLTSVAAITSLRPGDVLNNSQALDSEGGKFRLGFFSIPQTNKTYLGIWYADDRQERKLWIANPNTPILNNSGFLTVDTTGTLKITSREETVVNIAPPLLTGSLVARLQDSGNFVLQDENRNATLWQSFDHPTNCLLPGMKLGYNLTTRRNWSLTSWLSFSVPASGAFTLSLEDIQDAFQLVIRRRGKVYWTSGAWNNQGFPFLPFSHNSATNNEVTNIYQYNLNLVSDKDGMFFQYDTSQGSFPSLALNSDGDILGGYSFIYTLFRDFCYGYEREDGCVTTQLPDCRKDGDKFERKSGDFIHTSSITTEFYDDASISIVDCMQKCWELVCCFVNYVKHACVSTNFSCIDKKRKEEEHIRELTAAASFNNTNLKGEDGREVQDLKIFSFGFISTATNNFSSENKLGQGGFGPVYKGKFPDGREVAVKRLSRTSVQGLVEFKNELILIAKVQHTNLVRVIGCCIHEDEKMLIYEYMPNKSLDFFLFDQSRKELLDWNKRFEIIEGISQGLLYLHRYSRMRVIHRDLKASNVLLDEHMNPKIADFGLARIFKQNETEAVTDRVVGTYGYMAPEFAMEGAFSIKSDVFSFGVLMLEIVSGRRNTSLQQVDRSLNLIGHAWELWKEGCALELKDAALGDVCDNSKQLLRVIHVGLLCVQENALDRPTTSEVISMLGNESMPLPDAKHPAFFTGRDEIESNASVTKAVQRLVNNLSITVLEAR, from the exons ATGATATCATTAGCCAATTCCAATTTCTTTGTCATCTTGGCCTTATTCTGCAGCCAAACATGTATCATTAAACTTACATCAGTAGCTGCAATAACCTCATTGAGGCCTGGTGATGTACTCAATAATTCACAAGCACTTGATTCAGAAGGTGGAAAATTCCGGTTAGGATTTTTCTCTATCCCACAGACAAATAAAACTTATCTTGGAATATGGTATGCAGATGATCGACAAGAAAGGAAATTGTGGATAGCAAATCCAAACACACCTATATTGAACAACTCAGGGTTTCTCACCGTAGATACTACAGGGACATTGAAAATAACCAGCCGAGAGGAGACAGTTGTGAATATTGCCCCTCCTCTATTGACAGGAAGTTTAGTAGCTAGGCTTCAAGATTCTGGAAATTTTGTGCTTCAGGATGAAAATCGGAACGCGACTTTATGGCAAAGCTTTGATCATCCTACCAACTGTCTTTTGCCTGGTATGAAGCTTGGTTATAACCTCACCACAAGGCGGAACTGGAGTTTAACTTCTTGGTTGAGTTTTAGTGTTCCGGCCTCGGGGGCTTTTACTTTAAGTTTGGAGGACATTCAAGATGCATTTCAGTTGGTTATTCGTCGAAGGGGCAAGGTTTATTGGACTAGTGGGGCTTGGAACAATCAAGGTTTTCCATTCTTACCTTTTTCCCATAATTCTGCTACCAATAATGAGGTTACTAATATTTACCAGTACAATCTTAACTTGGTATCCGATAAAGATGGGATGTTCTTCCAATATGATACTTCACAGGGAAGCTTCCCAAGTCTTGCGTTGAATTCAGATGGAGATATTCTTGGTGGATATAGTTTCATATACACCCTTTTTAGAGACTTCTGTTATGGTTATGAAAGGGAGGACGGTTGTGTCACTACTCAGTTGCCTGATTGCCGAAAGGATGGGGATAAATTTGAGCGAAAGAGTGGCGATTTCATACATACATCTAGTATTACTACCGAGTTTTATGATGATGCAAGCATTAGTATTGTTGATTGTATGCAGAAGTGTTGGG AGCTAGTATGTTGTTTTGTCAACTATGTTAAGCATGCGTGTGTATCTACAAACTTCTCTTGCATAGATAAGAAAAGAAAGGAGGAAGAGCATATACGTGAGTTGACTGCAGCAGCCAGCTTCAACAACACAAATTTGAAGGGGGAAGATGGAAGGGAAGTACAAGATCTGAAGATATTCAGCTTTGGATTCATATCGACAGCCACAAACAACTTCTCGAGTGAAAACAAGCTCGGACAGGGTGGTTTTGGGCCTGTTTATAAG GGAAAATTTCCAGATGGGAGAGAGGTGGCAGTCAAGAGACTTTCAAGAACATCGGTTCAAGGCCTTGTGGAGTTCAAGAATGAGCTTATACTAATTGCAAAAGTTCAGCATACAAATCTAGTACGAGTTATAGGATGTTGTATTCATGAAGATGAAAAAATGTTGATATATGAGTACATGCCTAACAAGAGCTTGGACTTCTTCCTATTTG ATCAATCAAGAAAGGAGCTACTGGATTGGAATAAACGTTTTGAGATTATAGAAGGAATTTCTCAAGGATTGCTCTATCTTCACAGATACTCAAGAATGAGAGTGATACATAGAGATCTTAAAGCTAGCAATGTGCTCTTGGATGAACACATGAATCCTAAGATAGCTGATTTTGGTTTGGcaagaattttcaaacagaaCGAGACGGAGGCAGTGACTGACAGGGTTGTAGGGACATA TGGTTACATGGCTCCCGAGTTCGCCATGGAAGGAGCTTTCTCAATCAAGTCTGATGTCTTCAGCTTTGGCGTCTTAATGCTGGAAATTGTGAGTGGTAGGAGAAATACTAGCTTACAACAAGTCGATCGCTCACTCAACTTAATAGGCCAT GCATGGGAACTGTGGAAGGAAGGGTGTGCATTGGAACTGAAGGATGCAGCTCTCGGAGATGTATGTGACAACAGTAAACAATTGTTAAGAGTTATTCATGTTGGACTTTTATGTGTACAAGAAAATGCACTAGATAGGCCAACAACATCTGAGGTTATATCAATGCTTGGTAATGAAAGTATGCCACTACCTGATGCAAAACACCCCGCGTTTTTCACAGGAAGAGATGAAATCGAATCAAATGCATCTGTAACCAAAGCAGTACAACGTTTGGTTAATAACTTGTCCATCACTGTCCTTGAAGCAAGATAA